GAAGTGATGACCAGTTCCGCCAGACGGTTCTCCTTCTCATCGGAAATGCTGGTCACCATGTTGACGACACCCACTAGGATGCTGAACATCAAGAGCAAGGCAAATACCGCCGGTACAATTAATTCACCTATTGCTTGTGCGAAAGGTACGACTTCCGACACGCTGCCGTCATCTGCCACCTTGAAGTTCTTGAAAACAGCCGGTTCGGCAACACGCGCCACCAGATCAGGGCTGAGCAGGCTCAACTGCTCCGCGACCAGTTCTTCCACTTGAGCCCGTTGAGCCAGTAACTCAGGGCTCAACTGGCTATACTGCTGTGCCAACAGCTCCTGGGAAAGCAAGCCCCAGAAAGCGCCTGCATCGTCCCAGTTTTCATCCCACGCTGTTTTGAACGCCGCGTACTGATCGACTTTGCCCGACTCAAGATAGTCGTCCGCGACCACGTAGAGGGAGTCGATCTCCCCGCGCTGATATGCTTCCAGACCTTCAGCAAGTGTCCCGTACCTGACCGGAGCCTGCCCTTCCAGCCCCGAAAAGACGCCGCTGTTATCGACAAAGCCAATCCGTCCCACGTCCACCTCCCCGGTCACGGACGGTGGGGCGTCACTGGCGATTGCCTCCTGGATAAGCGGCACGACCCATACCGCAGCCACCATCAGGAGGGCGATTACCACCGTGAAGAAGAGATACCCGCCGCTGCGAAGGTGCCGTCTTACCTCCTCTGCGAATATGATCCATGTCTCATTGGACTTTCCGCGCACGAGACACCTCCTCGATGAATATGTCGTTCAGAGACGGCATCATCCGTTCAAACCTGTCGACCTGGATTCCGGAAGCAGCATATGACTGAAATATCTGTTCAGGCGTTCGCCCCTCACCGATGTCGTACTCAACCGTGTCGTCCGGAAGCACCTTCAGGTGATCACTCCGTAAATCGTCCGGAACGCCGGCAGCCTTGACTTGCACAGACTTGACGCCGCGCTCACGCCTGATATCGCCGAGGTTTCCGAATAGAAGCAAGTTCCCCTCAGAGATAAGCGCAATACGTTCACACATCTCCTCGACATCGGACATGATGTGAGTGCTGAACATTATGGTCGCCCCGGCGCGTTGCCGCTCAATGAGCATCTCCTTCATCAACTGGACATTCAGCGGGTCAAGGCCTGAAAACGGCTCATCCAGGATGATGAGCTCAGGCCGGTGAGCGATGGCAATGATGAACTGTGCCATCTGCCTCATGCCGCGGGAAAGAGTATCAACCTTCTTAAGGCGGTATTCGTGCAAGCCGACCTGTTTTAACAGTTCGTCGGCACGGGACTCAGCCTCGGTGAATGACAGGTCCTTCAGGCGGACAAGGTACCGGATGGCATCCAGCACCCTTGCTTTGGGGGGCAGTCCGGTCTGCTCAGGCAGATAGCCAACGCCCTTCAACACCGAGCGTTGGGGCTCTGAGCCGAGGATAGACACGGAACCGCTGTCCGGCCGGATGATTCCCTGGGCCATACGGATTGTCGTGGTCTTGCCCGACCCGTTGGGGCCGAGGAATCCGAAAATCTCACCGGGCCTCACGTCGAACGACACGTTGTTAACAACTGTTCGAGGTCCGAAAGACTTGGTGAGGCCTTCTACTTGTAGGACCTTTTCGAGCATATCTGTCCTCCCTTCCACCAATTCCTGGCTGGAATTAAGTATGCGTTTTTCAGGTTAATTCATATGCTTAATTATGTCCCCCCCAAGTCAAACTCAATTATTGAGAGGCAAGTAGAAGGGGTTCGCCAGCGTATGGTCTGCGAAGTATACTACAGGGAATAACCCCGAAAACATCCAGTTAACAACAACGGCTGAAGGGTGTAGTCCTTTCAGCCGCACTCATTGTTTATGGCCTGTTGCTACTCTATGACCGCCCTCTTATCACCTTCCTGCTTGACCACCTCACCGATAACCTTTATCTCAGGCAAGGCATCAGTCACCCCGCTGACGTCCTCCGGAGAACAGATGACCACCATGCCGATACCCATGTTGAAGACCCTGTACATCTCGTCACGGTCTACATTGCCCTTCTGCCGGATGAGGCGGAAAATCGGGGGCACCGTCCAGGACTTGCTGTTAAAATGTACCGCCATGCCCTGGGGAATAACCCGGGGGACATTGCCGACAAGACCACCCTGGGTGATATGCGCCATACCTTTAATGACAGGGAGAACCGGCTTCAACTGATTGTAGTAGCAACGGTGTGGCTCCAGTAGCTCCTCCCCGAGGGTCCGTGACAGCTCCGGGTAGTAGACATCAAGCTCCTGCCTGGTCTCACCGAAGATGTGCCGCACCAGCGAGTAACCGTTGGTGTGCAATCCGCTGGAGGGCAGACCCAGAAGAACGTCACCGACAGCCACTGTCTCTCCCCGGATAATCCTGCCC
The sequence above is a segment of the Dehalococcoidales bacterium genome. Coding sequences within it:
- a CDS encoding ATP-binding cassette domain-containing protein, with protein sequence MLEKVLQVEGLTKSFGPRTVVNNVSFDVRPGEIFGFLGPNGSGKTTTIRMAQGIIRPDSGSVSILGSEPQRSVLKGVGYLPEQTGLPPKARVLDAIRYLVRLKDLSFTEAESRADELLKQVGLHEYRLKKVDTLSRGMRQMAQFIIAIAHRPELIILDEPFSGLDPLNVQLMKEMLIERQRAGATIMFSTHIMSDVEEMCERIALISEGNLLLFGNLGDIRRERGVKSVQVKAAGVPDDLRSDHLKVLPDDTVEYDIGEGRTPEQIFQSYAASGIQVDRFERMMPSLNDIFIEEVSRARKVQ
- the purM gene encoding phosphoribosylformylglycinamidine cyclo-ligase; the encoded protein is MGETYAKAGVDIDVGEAVTKVIARHARTTYRPEVLSGVGLFGGFFEFKGYKDPVLVSSTDSVGTKVKIACALDKHDTIGMDIVNHCVNDIFTGGAEPLFFLDYVAMSKLVPEKMEAIITGLAQACREVGCALIGGETAELPGIYHGDDYDLVGFVIGTVEKGRIIRGETVAVGDVLLGLPSSGLHTNGYSLVRHIFGETRQELDVYYPELSRTLGEELLEPHRCYYNQLKPVLPVIKGMAHITQGGLVGNVPRVIPQGMAVHFNSKSWTVPPIFRLIRQKGNVDRDEMYRVFNMGIGMVVICSPEDVSGVTDALPEIKVIGEVVKQEGDKRAVIE